The genomic segment GCCAGAAGATCACGATGGACGAGTACTTCGGCTGGATGTTCGAGAACACGGTGCCCGGCCTGCCGGAAGCCGCCACGAAGGAAAGCCTGACGCCGTTACAGTACATGCGCAAGTACGGCGCGTTCGAGGTTCGTGCCGGCGCGGCCGGCGAGTTCGACCGCGCGCTGACCGCCGACGAGTTGCAGGGCACGCGCACCGACGAGTCCACCGGTATCGTCTACACGCAGGCGCCGGCGGGGCCGGCGAAGAACATCGTGCCCGCGCCGGCGCCGGTTGCGCATCCCGAGCTGGGCCGCCCGGTTGGCGTGGTCGCCGGGGGCGTGCCGAAGTTCGGCTTCCGCACGCCGTCACGCAAGCTGGAGTTCTACTCGACGACCGTGCGCGACTTCGGCTGGGGCGAGGTGGCGATGCCGGCGTACATTCACAGCCACGTCCACCCGTCGAACATCGACCGCGCGAAGAACGAGTTTGTCCTGCTCTCGACCTACCGCCTGCCGACGCTGATCCATACGCGCAGCGCCAACGCGAAATGGCTGGTCGAGATCTCGCACAGCAACCCGACCTGGGTGCACACCAGCGATGCCGCGCAGTTGGGCGTCGGCACCGGCGATCTGGTGCGCGTGACGACCGAGATCGGCTATTTCGTGGACAAGGTCTGGGTGACGGAAGGCATCCGCCCCGGCGTCGTCGCCTGCTCGCATCACCTCGGCCGCTGGCGCCTGGCGGAAGGCGAGGGCAACAACCGCATTGCCTCCGCGCTGGTCGAACTGTCGGAGTCGAACGGCGAGTGGCGGCTGAAGCAACTGCACGGCGTCCAGCCATACAAGTCGAGCGACCCGGACACCGAGCGCGTCTGGTGGACCGATGCCGGCGTGCACCAGAACCTGACGATGCCGGTCCAGCCCGACCCAATCAGCGGCATGCACTGCTGGCACCAGAAGGTGACGGTCACGAAGGCGCAGCCGGGCGACCGCTACGGCGACGTCTCGGTCGACACGCAGAAGGCGCACGAGGTCTACCAGCGCTGGCTGGCCATGACGCGCCCGCCGACCGGCGAGTGGCGGCGGCCGCACTGGATGCTGCGCCCGTTCCGGCCCGATGTGAGCGTGTATAAGCGGGCGAAGTAACACCGAGCGGGCGACACGGCTTCACGCGCGAAACGTCTGAACTGCCGCTTGACGACACAAAACCCGACCAAAGGAATCTGCCGCTATGCCCAATCCAGCGCATATCCTCATCCTCTACGCACCGGACAAAAAGATGGTCAACGACCTCGCGCAGGCGACCGCCGAGGGTGCGCAGTCGGTCAAGCGCGCCGAGGTATCGTTGCAGACGCCGAAGCGCACGACCAAAGCCGACCTCGTCGCCGCCGATGCGCTGATCATCGGCACGCCGAACTGGACCGGCATTAAAGGCTCGCTCAAGCTGTATCTCGATAACACGGGCGACCTGTGGGAGGAGCATGTCCTCGCCGGCAAGGTCGGCGCGGCGTTCACCGCAAGCGACGGACGGCACTCCGGCACCGAGTTCACCCTGCTCACCGTCCTGCACTGGATGCTCGGCAACGGCATGGTCATTGTCGGCCTGCCGTGGACACCGGTCATGGCGCGCTCCGGATCGTACTACGGCGCAACGGCGGCGGGCGAAATCACGGCGGAAGATCTGGACCAGGGGCGCGCGCTCGGCCGCCGCGTCGCCGAGTACACCGTGCGCCTCAAGAAGTAAGGAGACCCCATGCGCACACTCTATCTCGTCCGCCACGGCAACTACATTCCTGAGCAGGACTCGCCGGACGACCTGGCCAACGGCCTGACTGCGCTCGGCCGCCGCCAGGCCAAGCTCGCGGCAAAACGACTGGCCCGCCTGCCGATTGCGGCCATCCATCACAGCGACCTGCGCCGCGCCGCCGAAACGGCGCAGATCATCTCCGCCGCGCTGCCGGATGTGCCGTGCCGCGCGACCCGCATGCTGCGCGAGTGCCTGCCGGGCATGCCGGCCGGCATGGACGAGTCCTTCGCCGATGTGCCGGCCGACGAACTGGCCGACGGCGTGGCGCAGATCGACGCCGTCTTCGCCCGCTACTTCAAGCCGTCGCGCGGCGAGCGCCATGAAATCATTGTCGCGCATGGCAACCTGATCCGCGCGCTGGTCCTGCGCGCGCTGGGCGCGCCCGGTGAGTTGTGGATGAACCTCGACATCCACCAGTGCGGTATCAGCATCGTGCAGATCGTTCCCACCGGCGAGGCGCAGCTGCTGGCACACAACGACACCGGCCATCTGCCGCCGAATCTGCTCACGTTCATCTAGCACACGCCGGCGGTGACAACATGTTCGTCATTCCGGCATGAATTTGGCCGGAATCCACTCGGCGGAGCACCGCAAGAATTCGCGGGCTGGTGATTGAAGTGGATGCCGGCTTACTACGTGCCGGCATGACGATCCTGATCGCATCGGGCGCTTGCTCGCCAGTGTGAGTTCTCACCCGCGTCCGCCCGTAATCCGCGCTATAATCGAATCATGTCTCTCGTGTCCCGCGGGTTCGCGGTGGTGCTGCGCGCGCTATGAATGACGCCGAGCGCTGGGCGTGCCTGTCGCGCCTCTGGCTGCACGAGCCGGACGCGGCAGCGCTTGCGGCGTGGCGCGCGCTTGCGCCGCAGGAACCGCGCGGCGAATCGTCCGAGTTGGCCCCGGCCTACGCCGACCTCTTTCTGCTCAACGTGTGGCCGTATGGCACGGCGTACACCGATCATTGGGGCGAGATCAACACGGCCGAGGCGCAATCGACAGCGGCGCTTTTCGCGCAGGCCGGTTACGCGCCGCGCGAATTGTCCGAGGTTGGCGCGCCCGACCATCTTGGCCTCTGCCTCGGCTTGCTGTCGCACCTGGTCCGCGATCGGGCAGAGGCGTCGGCGTCGTTCCTATCGCATCTGGCGGCGTGGGCGCCGCTGTGCTGTTTCGCCGCCGAGCGCGATCCATCGGCGCACGCGTTCTATCGCGCGCTGGCACGCTTGACGCGCGAGGCGGTGCTGGACGAGGCGCAGGCGCGCCTCGCTCGTGCGGCGTCCGTGGCCGGGCTGCCGTTGCCGGCAGACGGTGGCGTGGCGTCCGCTGACGAAGTGCGCGTGCGCGACATCGTGCGCTTCCTGCTGGCACCGGCGCGCTGCGGCCTGTTCCTGTCGCGCGCGCGGCTCGGCAGCATGGCGCGTTCGCTCGATCTGCGCCTGCCGTTCGGGTCGCGCTTCGACGTGGCGCAGTGGCTGCTGACCGGCGCGGGCGAGGGCGGCCGCCTGTATGACCTGCTTGCGCTCCTGCGCGCCGATACCGAGAGCTGGGCCGACGCCTACGGTGCGTGGGCCGCGCGCTGGCCGGTGTGGTCCGCTTCGTCAACGCTCTGGCAGTGCCGCATCGAAACGACCCGCCGCCTGCTCGATCAGATGGAGCAGCAGGCGCGCGAGGGAGTGCCCGTGGAATTCGCCGCGCCGGGCGACGAGGAGCCGTCCGCTGGCGGTTTGCCCGATGGGGCGTGAACGCGAAAGGACTGACTTATGACGACGAAAAAAGTTGTTGCGCTGGTGCTGGTGACGAACTTGCTCTGCCTGGTGGTGCTGGGCGGCATCATGCTGTCGACGCCGAAAGCGCAAGCGAGCGCGCCGGCGACGGCTTCGCTGGTCGGGCCGTACTACATTACCTTCTCGGGAGCGGATTTCCATTCTTACAGTGATAGTTTCGCCATCACACGGGCCGCGTATGCCGTGGTGCGCAATACGTCATATGGCATTGGCGTGGCCGGCCTGCATCTACCCAGCGGGGCGGTGTTGGCGCAGGTTGCCAACGATAGCGATGTCGTGTCCGTTGGCGGCAGCAAGACACAGGTGCTTGTGCTCGCGTGCCCGATTGGTGATATCAATTGCCCGGAACTGGGCCGTGCTGAGCAGACCACATGGGGCCGCCACACGGCCACCGGTTCGCTCGGCAATGTGACAGTGGATGACCAGAACAAGGCTTACTTCGTGCAGGTCAATTTGCCTGACGATAGCTCCTTCTTCTATGCACGCATAGAATACAGCCTGCCGGCCCCGGTCTTCCTGCCGGCGATCATGCGTTAGTTTCGCTGCATTGGCACGTGGCCATGAACAATACGAACCCGACGCCGCACCCGCCGGCCGGCGACGAGCCGGTCTGGACCTTCCGCGGCTACACGATGCGCCCTGCGGAGTTCAACACCGCGATGGTGCACTTCTATCGCGCCGAAATCCAGCGCGCGAACACCTGGCGCAACCGCCTCGACACGACGACCAACTGGGCGATCATCACCGCCGGCGCGGCAATCTCGTTCTCGCTGAGCGAGCCGAGCCGCCATCACGGCCTGCTCCTGCTGAACATCGCGCTGATCGTCATCCTCCTGTTCATCGAGGCGCGCCGCTACCGCTACTACGAGTTGTGGAGCCAGCGCACGCGCCTGATGGAGACGGAGTTCTTCGCGGCGATGCTGGTGCCGCCGTTCGCGCCGTCGCCGGAATGGGCCGGCGCGCTGGCAGCGTCGCTGCTGAAACCGAAGTTCCCGATCAGCACGTGGGAAGCGGTCGGCCGCCGCCTGCGCCGCAACTACTTCGCCATCTTCGCCGTGCTGATCCTGGCCTGGCTGTTCAAGAATTATACTCAACCGCAGGCCCTCGAGTTTCCTGCGCCGGTGACGTGGGGCAGCTTTGTCGCCAATGCACGCATTGGCACCTTGCCGGGGGAACTGGTGATCTCCGCGCTCGTGCTCTTTTCGCTGCTGCTGGTCATC from the Chloroflexota bacterium genome contains:
- a CDS encoding NAD(P)H-dependent oxidoreductase; translated protein: MPNPAHILILYAPDKKMVNDLAQATAEGAQSVKRAEVSLQTPKRTTKADLVAADALIIGTPNWTGIKGSLKLYLDNTGDLWEEHVLAGKVGAAFTASDGRHSGTEFTLLTVLHWMLGNGMVIVGLPWTPVMARSGSYYGATAAGEITAEDLDQGRALGRRVAEYTVRLKK
- a CDS encoding histidine phosphatase family protein; the encoded protein is MRTLYLVRHGNYIPEQDSPDDLANGLTALGRRQAKLAAKRLARLPIAAIHHSDLRRAAETAQIISAALPDVPCRATRMLRECLPGMPAGMDESFADVPADELADGVAQIDAVFARYFKPSRGERHEIIVAHGNLIRALVLRALGAPGELWMNLDIHQCGISIVQIVPTGEAQLLAHNDTGHLPPNLLTFI
- a CDS encoding molecular chaperone TorD family protein, producing MNDAERWACLSRLWLHEPDAAALAAWRALAPQEPRGESSELAPAYADLFLLNVWPYGTAYTDHWGEINTAEAQSTAALFAQAGYAPRELSEVGAPDHLGLCLGLLSHLVRDRAEASASFLSHLAAWAPLCCFAAERDPSAHAFYRALARLTREAVLDEAQARLARAASVAGLPLPADGGVASADEVRVRDIVRFLLAPARCGLFLSRARLGSMARSLDLRLPFGSRFDVAQWLLTGAGEGGRLYDLLALLRADTESWADAYGAWAARWPVWSASSTLWQCRIETTRRLLDQMEQQAREGVPVEFAAPGDEEPSAGGLPDGA
- a CDS encoding DUF2270 domain-containing protein yields the protein MNNTNPTPHPPAGDEPVWTFRGYTMRPAEFNTAMVHFYRAEIQRANTWRNRLDTTTNWAIITAGAAISFSLSEPSRHHGLLLLNIALIVILLFIEARRYRYYELWSQRTRLMETEFFAAMLVPPFAPSPEWAGALAASLLKPKFPISTWEAVGRRLRRNYFAIFAVLILAWLFKNYTQPQALEFPAPVTWGSFVANARIGTLPGELVISALVLFSLLLVITGIATTALQNAPGEVLPEQSLMERLHLTKERKKHAPPSAPPRAGRFVALIVSANGAAVSARVRTDLGCDLSPMNGDGQPSVLVGTLPGGEVERFRRAAAAADPAATVVVMPTA